One Setaria viridis chromosome 7, Setaria_viridis_v4.0, whole genome shotgun sequence genomic region harbors:
- the LOC117863715 gene encoding tRNA-specific adenosine deaminase TAD3-like — MGWELTEVPGNPTPSLQGSTVDVVAANIEPKLANALIRQLSTICPLENLRHVKRVRRCTDCGKSDLSIILCLSTGSQTCSKQLPGDVQKIVDTYQLSPFIAKVAKCSATSKEEWEEQCKLWPTSYHPAHNLDIIRGFRNDELPSIFNCMKTAIQLSKAGNAAIIVDPSSMQIIAKATDQTHQHDTSAEGNKLAEVKANDTFSLDESTENNGNLLRPSSRLSKCNSLNMEVSCINPLGWTKRRTTEQKPLPCEGCFAWHPLRHAAMVAIENAAERDRMLFPSSTPITMPDSNGNLEDYSDNEPAKRLKTDTKDKEQSTDESCCGDLSETTRPYLCTGFDIYLVWEPCAMCAMALVHQRFKRVFYAFRNPVTGALGGVYRLHGEKSLNHHYNVFQVSVPETYLNGLSDC; from the exons ATGGGGTGGGAGCTCACTGAGGTCCCTGGCAACCCAACGCCCTCCCTCCAGGGCTCCACAG TTGATGTGGTGGCTGCCAACATTGAACCAAAGCTAGCCAACGCTCTCATTAG GCAGTTGAGCACGATATGTCCTTTGGAAAATCTGAGGCATGTAAAGCGGGTTCGTCGATGTACTGATTGTG GAAAATCTGACTTATCAATAATCCTATGCCTTTCTACTGGGTCTCAAACTTGTAGCAAACAGCTTCCTGGAGATGTACAAAAGATAGTGGATACTTATCAGTTGAGTCCTTTCATTGCGAAA GTTGCCAAGTGTTCCGCTACATCAAAAGAGGAGTGGGAAGAACAATGTAAACTTTGGCCAACTTCTTACCATCCTGCGCACAA CCTTGATATTATTCGTGGATTTCGAAATGACGAATTACCATCAATATTTAATTGCATGAAGACTGCTATTCAATTATCAAAG GCAGGAAATGCTGCCATTATTGTTGATCCATCAAGTATGCAAATAATTGCGAAGGCTACAGACCAAACACACCAGCATGATACATCTGCAGAAGGAAACAAACTTGCTGAAGTGAAAGCAAATGATACCTTCTCTTTGGATGAATCAACTGAGAATAATGGCAATTTGTTACGGCCAAGCTCCCGTCTTTCTAAATGCAACAGTTTGAACATGGAAGTCTCATGTATAAATCCTTTGGGATGGACGAAACGAAGGACTACTGAGCAGAAGCCATTGCCCTGTGAAGGCTGTTTTGCATGGCATCCCTTGAGACATGCTGCCATGGTTGCCATTGAGAATGCCGCTGAGAGGGATAGAATGTTGTTCCCTTCATCGACTCCAATAACCATGCCAGATTCAAATGGCAATCTGGAGGATTATTCGGACAATGAACCAGCAAAAAGGCTAAAGACGGACACAAAA GATAAAGAGCAATCTACAGATGAATCATGCTGTGGCGACTTGTCTGAAACCACCAGACCATATCTCTGCACAGGATTTGATATCTACCTTGTTTGGGAGCCATGTGCAAT GTGTGCGATGGCACTCGTACATCAAAGATTCAAGCGCGTGTTCTACGCTTTCCGGAATCCAGTTACTGGAGCGCTCGGTGGAGTCTACAGGTTGCATGGGGAGAAAAGTCTAAATCATCACTACAATGTATTTCAGGTTTCAGTACCTGAGACATACCTGAATGGTTTGAGTGACTGTTAA